A single window of Salminus brasiliensis chromosome 18, fSalBra1.hap2, whole genome shotgun sequence DNA harbors:
- the s1pr3b gene encoding sphingosine 1-phosphate receptor 3 codes for MINLHIYKHYNYTGKLSNRNETARGTLDPEKVAFLVICSFIVLENLIVLIAIWKNHKFHNRMYFFIGNLALCDLLAGVAYTVNLLMSGERTLHLSPGEWFIREGSMFVALGASIFSLLAIAIERHLTMIKMRPYDASKNYRVFLLIGTCWLIAVALGALPILGWNCLDNLPDCSTILPLYTKKYVAFCISIFMALLLAISVLYARIYILVKSSGRKVTKHSNSERSMALLRTVSIVVGVFIACWTPIFILLLIDVACGPRHCSSILLKADWFIALAVLNSGMNPVIYTLASREMRRAFFGLVCGCLVKQGPGGPRPNGDGSRSKLSSSQSQKPAEEQEQSPQIIVSHTSQRKPDCSHGGEC; via the coding sequence ATGATAAACCTACACATTTACAAACACTACAACTACACAGGAAAGCTGAGCAATCGCAACGAGACCGCCAGAGGCACCTTAGACCCTGAGAAGGTGGCCTTTCTGGTTATATGCAGCTTCATCGTCCTGGAGAATTTGATAGTTCTTATAGCAATATGGAAAAACCACAAATTCCACAACCGCATGTACTTCTTCATCGGCAATCTAGCACTGTGCGACCTGCTGGCCGGAGTCGCCTACACAGTGAACCTGCTGATGTCAGGGGAGAGGACTCTACACCTGTCCCCAGGTGAGTGGTTCATCCGGGAGGGGAGCATGTTCGTGGCGCTGGGGGCTTCCATCTTCAGTCTGCTGGCTATAGCCATCGAGAGGCATCTCACCATGATCAAGATGAGGCCTTATGACGCCAGTAAGAACTACAGGGTGTTCCTGCTCATAGGAACATGCTGGCTGATAGCAGTAGCTCTGGGAGCGCTGCCTATTCTGGGCTGGAACTGCCTGGACAACCTGCCGGACTGCTCCACTATTTTACCCCTCTATACGAAGAAGTACGTGGCCTTCTGTATCAGCATCTTCATGGCTTTGCTGCTGGCCATCTCGGTGCTGTACGCCCGCATTTACATCCTGGTGAAGTCCAGCGGCCGCAAGGTGACGAAGCACAGTAACTCGGAGCGATCCATGGCCCTGCTGCGCACCGTCAGCATTGTAGTTGGGGTCTTCATCGCCTGCTGGACGCccatcttcatcctcctcctcattgATGTGGCCTGCGGGCCCAGGCACTGCAGCAGCATCCTTCTCAAGGCTGACTGGTTCATCGCGCTGGCCGTGCTGAACTCTGGTATGAACCCTGTGATCTACACCCTGGCCAGCAGGGAGATGCGGCGGGCGTTTTTCGGGCTGGTGTGCGGATGTTTGGTCAAACAGGGCCCCGGAGGCCCCAGGCCGAACGGGGATGGCAGCAGGAGTAAGTTGAGCTCCAGCCAGAGCCAGAAACCAGCCGAAGAGCAGGAGCAGAGCCCCCAAATCATCGTCAGTCATACTTCACAGCGGAAGCCGGACTGCAGCCATGGAGGGGAGTGCTGA